The Sphingomonas alpina genome has a segment encoding these proteins:
- the gmk gene encoding guanylate kinase, with translation MPSSAKPIDSTDDPHGFKRRGVLFVLSSPSGAGKSTIARKLLAAEPELSMSVSYTTRPPRPGEVDGVDYHFVDLETFREMASNHEFLEWAHVFDHRYGTPKAQVWHVLEQGRDILFDIDWQGAQQLHQLAGGDVVRVFILPPSMPILRDRLEKRATDSLAVINARMDRAANEVSHWDGYDYVLVNDDVEQCFECVKTILAAERLKRSRQTGIIGFIRKLLR, from the coding sequence ATGCCGTCTTCCGCAAAGCCGATCGATTCCACGGACGACCCGCACGGGTTCAAGCGTCGCGGCGTGCTGTTCGTATTGTCCTCGCCATCGGGCGCCGGCAAATCGACCATCGCGCGAAAGCTGCTCGCGGCCGAGCCCGAGCTCAGCATGTCGGTGTCCTACACCACTCGCCCGCCGCGTCCCGGCGAAGTCGATGGCGTGGATTATCATTTCGTCGATCTCGAAACATTTCGCGAAATGGCGTCGAATCACGAATTCCTCGAATGGGCGCATGTCTTCGACCATCGCTACGGGACGCCCAAGGCGCAGGTCTGGCACGTGCTCGAACAGGGGCGCGACATATTGTTCGATATCGACTGGCAGGGTGCGCAGCAGCTTCACCAGCTGGCCGGCGGCGACGTGGTGCGCGTGTTCATCCTGCCGCCCTCGATGCCGATCCTGCGAGACCGGCTCGAGAAGCGCGCGACCGACTCGCTGGCGGTGATCAATGCCCGCATGGATCGTGCGGCGAACGAGGTCAGCCATTGGGATGGCTATGATTATGTCCTGGTCAATGACGATGTCGAACAATGTTTCGAGTGCGTGAAGACGATCCTGGCAGCTGAACGACTGAAGCGGTCGCGCCAGACGGGGATCATTGGCTTTATCCGCAAGTTACTCCGCTGA
- the hisH gene encoding imidazole glycerol phosphate synthase subunit HisH translates to MTLALIDYGAGNLHSVANALKAAGAADIAITSDAAMVAKADRIVLPGVGAFGACAAALRAVPDMVEALDARVRGNAIPFLGICVGMQLMADTGEELGTHQGLGWVRGSVRQLAPADPTAKVPHMGWNDVTPARPHALIEPGEAYFLHGYAFDGDDVLAGTDHGGPITAAIGRDTMIGVQFHPEKSQAYGLAFLSRFLEWRP, encoded by the coding sequence ATGACCCTTGCGCTGATCGACTATGGTGCAGGCAACCTCCACTCGGTCGCCAACGCACTGAAAGCCGCGGGCGCGGCGGACATCGCAATTACCAGCGACGCAGCTATGGTGGCAAAGGCCGACCGCATCGTGCTGCCCGGCGTGGGTGCGTTCGGCGCTTGTGCGGCCGCCTTGCGCGCGGTGCCCGACATGGTGGAGGCGCTCGACGCCCGCGTGCGCGGCAACGCGATTCCGTTCCTTGGCATCTGTGTCGGCATGCAGCTGATGGCCGATACCGGCGAGGAGCTCGGCACGCATCAGGGGCTTGGCTGGGTGCGCGGCAGCGTGCGGCAACTGGCGCCCGCCGATCCAACGGCCAAGGTGCCGCATATGGGCTGGAACGACGTCACCCCCGCCCGGCCCCACGCGCTGATCGAGCCCGGCGAAGCCTATTTCCTGCACGGCTATGCGTTCGACGGTGACGATGTGCTGGCCGGCACCGATCATGGCGGCCCGATCACCGCCGCGATTGGCCGCGACACGATGATCGGCGTGCAGTTTCACCCCGAAAAGAGCCAGGCTTACGGTCTCGCCTTTCTTTCGCGCTTCCTGGAGTGGCGGCCATGA
- a CDS encoding YciI family protein: MIARPEEPLCMILLRYVAPLDQVDAQMAAHVAWLELGYAEGIFIVSGRRAPRTGGVILCRGHRPEVEALVASDPFVVSGVAEAEVIEFGANMAADRFAALLI, from the coding sequence ATGATCGCACGGCCCGAAGAGCCGTTGTGCATGATCCTGCTGCGCTACGTGGCGCCGCTCGATCAGGTCGATGCGCAGATGGCCGCGCATGTGGCCTGGCTCGAACTAGGCTATGCCGAAGGCATCTTCATCGTCTCGGGCCGCCGCGCACCGCGCACCGGGGGTGTGATCCTGTGTCGCGGGCATCGGCCTGAGGTCGAGGCGCTGGTCGCGAGCGATCCCTTTGTCGTTTCGGGCGTGGCCGAGGCAGAGGTGATCGAGTTTGGCGCGAACATGGCAGCGGATCGTTTTGCCGCCCTGCTGATATGA
- a CDS encoding MFS transporter — protein MIETADRPATRLATRLAFLVAGFVMACWAPLVPAAKMRAGVNEAELGMLLLCLGIGSILAMPVTGIVSARIGSRPMILLGGVGISLVLPLLAIASSPALLGMALLLFGASLGTIDVAANAHAVEVEKAAGTPLMSGFHALFSVGGFAGAGLTTSLLALSVAPLLATIIAALMALAAIAYAGPRLLRARPAVEDSSFVLPRGVVLLLAALAAVTFLAEGALLDWSALLIDAKALTPPSLAGLGYMLFSIAMTIGRFSGDAIVTRLGGRLVLRIGGLVAVLGFVVLLTIPVGPVAMAGFILIGLGASNIVPVLFSAAGKQQAMPAGMAIAAITTTGYAGILAGPAVMGFVAHLTSLATAFWMLAALLCLVPLFAARVSKS, from the coding sequence ATGATCGAAACGGCTGACCGCCCCGCCACGCGCCTGGCGACAAGACTGGCATTTCTGGTCGCTGGCTTCGTCATGGCGTGCTGGGCGCCGCTGGTTCCCGCGGCAAAGATGCGCGCCGGGGTCAATGAGGCCGAACTCGGCATGCTGTTGCTGTGCCTCGGCATCGGCTCGATCCTCGCGATGCCCGTCACGGGCATCGTCAGCGCGCGCATCGGCAGCCGTCCGATGATCCTGCTCGGCGGCGTGGGGATCAGCCTTGTCCTGCCGCTGCTCGCAATCGCGAGTTCTCCCGCCCTTCTCGGCATGGCGTTGCTGCTTTTCGGCGCATCCCTGGGAACGATCGACGTGGCGGCGAACGCGCATGCGGTGGAGGTGGAGAAAGCGGCCGGCACGCCATTGATGTCCGGTTTCCACGCGCTCTTCAGCGTCGGCGGATTTGCCGGCGCCGGGCTGACAACCTCATTGCTCGCGCTGTCCGTTGCTCCGTTGCTGGCCACGATCATCGCAGCGCTGATGGCGTTGGCGGCAATCGCCTATGCCGGCCCGCGGCTGTTGCGCGCACGACCTGCCGTCGAAGACAGCAGCTTCGTGCTGCCGCGCGGCGTCGTCCTGCTGCTGGCGGCGCTGGCCGCCGTGACCTTCCTTGCCGAGGGGGCATTGCTTGACTGGAGCGCGCTGCTGATCGACGCAAAGGCGCTCACCCCGCCGTCGCTGGCCGGTCTTGGTTATATGCTGTTTTCCATCGCGATGACGATCGGCCGGTTCAGCGGTGACGCGATCGTCACGCGACTCGGCGGCCGGCTCGTACTCAGGATCGGCGGGCTGGTCGCCGTGCTGGGCTTCGTCGTCCTGCTGACCATCCCGGTCGGTCCTGTCGCGATGGCAGGCTTTATCCTGATCGGGCTGGGGGCGTCGAATATCGTGCCGGTGCTGTTCAGTGCCGCGGGCAAGCAACAGGCCATGCCGGCCGGAATGGCGATCGCCGCCATCACCACCACGGGCTATGCCGGGATCCTTGCCGGACCAGCGGTGATGGGCTTCGTCGCGCATCTCACCAGCTTGGCGACCGCATTCTGGATGCTCGCCGCCCTGCTCTGCCTCGTGCCGCTTTTCGCCGCGCGGGTCTCGAAGTCATAA
- the fumC gene encoding class II fumarate hydratase — protein sequence MTEQTRTETDSIGAIEVASTAYWGAQTQRSIENFPFGAQERMPIGIVHALAIVKQAAARVNRAHGLDAGIADAIETAAAEVASGKLDDQFPLVIWQTGSGTQTNMNVNEVIAGRANEVLTGTRGGKSPVHPNDHVNMSQSSNDSFPTALHIAAAVAATRDLFPALGRLHDALVAKARDWTGIVKIGRTHLQDATPLTLGQEFSGYAHQLYRCRHRIEPAVLHGMSALAQGGTAVGTGLNAPAGFDVEIAAEIANITGLPFRTAENKFEALASNDPIVHFSGTLNTLAVALTKIANDIRLLGSGPRSGLGEIDLPANEPGSSIMPGKVNPTQCEMLTMVAGQVIGNHIAITVGGLQGHLELNVFKPLIGANLLRSIDLLSVGMASFAERCVDGLEPNRGRIAELVDRSLMLVTALAPEIGYDNAAKIAKYAHAEGLTLKEAGLALGLVDAATFDRLVRPETMV from the coding sequence ATGACTGAGCAAACGCGCACCGAAACCGACTCGATCGGCGCGATCGAGGTTGCCAGCACCGCTTATTGGGGCGCGCAGACGCAGCGTTCGATCGAGAATTTTCCGTTCGGCGCGCAGGAGCGCATGCCGATCGGCATCGTGCATGCCCTGGCGATCGTGAAGCAGGCGGCGGCGCGGGTGAACCGCGCGCATGGCCTCGACGCCGGGATTGCCGATGCGATCGAGACGGCAGCGGCCGAAGTGGCGAGCGGCAAGCTCGACGACCAATTCCCGCTGGTCATCTGGCAGACGGGATCGGGTACGCAGACCAATATGAACGTCAATGAGGTGATCGCGGGCCGCGCCAATGAAGTGCTGACCGGCACACGTGGCGGCAAGTCGCCGGTTCATCCGAACGATCACGTCAATATGAGCCAGTCGTCCAACGACAGCTTCCCGACCGCACTGCATATCGCCGCCGCAGTTGCCGCCACGCGCGATCTGTTTCCCGCGCTCGGCCGGTTGCACGATGCGCTGGTGGCAAAGGCACGGGACTGGACCGGGATCGTCAAGATCGGGCGGACGCACTTGCAGGATGCGACGCCACTGACGCTGGGCCAGGAATTTTCCGGCTATGCGCATCAGCTTTATCGCTGCCGTCACCGTATCGAACCGGCGGTGCTGCACGGTATGTCCGCACTTGCCCAGGGCGGGACCGCCGTCGGCACCGGCTTGAATGCGCCCGCTGGATTCGATGTCGAGATCGCCGCGGAGATCGCCAATATCACTGGCCTGCCGTTTCGCACCGCCGAGAACAAGTTCGAGGCGCTCGCATCGAACGATCCGATCGTGCATTTCTCCGGCACGCTCAACACGCTCGCGGTCGCGCTGACCAAGATCGCCAACGATATCAGGCTGCTCGGGTCGGGGCCGCGATCGGGGCTGGGCGAGATCGACCTTCCGGCCAATGAGCCGGGCAGTTCGATCATGCCCGGCAAGGTCAACCCGACCCAGTGCGAGATGCTGACCATGGTCGCGGGCCAGGTGATCGGCAATCACATCGCGATCACGGTCGGCGGCTTGCAGGGGCATCTGGAGCTGAATGTGTTCAAGCCGCTGATCGGTGCCAATCTGCTGCGGTCGATCGATCTGCTCAGCGTGGGCATGGCGAGCTTCGCTGAGCGCTGCGTCGATGGGCTGGAACCGAATCGCGGGCGGATCGCGGAACTGGTCGATCGCTCGCTGATGCTGGTCACCGCGCTGGCGCCCGAGATCGGCTATGACAACGCCGCCAAGATCGCCAAGTACGCGCATGCGGAAGGCCTGACCCTGAAGGAGGCCGGGCTGGCGCTGGGCCTGGTCGATGCCGCGACGTTCGACCGCCTGGTGCGGCCGGAGACGATGGTTTGA
- a CDS encoding SspB family protein, producing MSDGLPDSLIPYDEIVQEALRAVVGRVLGSVAANGGLPGDHHFYITFKTHAAGVDIPQRLIERFPDEMTIVMQNRYWDLVVDDERFSVGLSFNQVASKLVIPYAAVTGFHDPSVNFELRFQAQDGPDGPDPHDEAENDGPTVVPVEDGSNVVAVDFKRKK from the coding sequence ATGAGCGATGGATTGCCCGACAGCCTGATTCCCTATGACGAGATCGTCCAGGAGGCGTTGCGTGCCGTGGTCGGGCGTGTGCTCGGCTCGGTCGCGGCCAATGGCGGCCTGCCCGGCGACCATCATTTCTATATCACCTTCAAGACCCACGCCGCCGGCGTTGATATTCCGCAGCGGCTGATCGAGCGGTTTCCCGATGAAATGACCATCGTGATGCAGAATCGCTATTGGGATCTGGTGGTCGATGACGAGCGATTCTCGGTCGGGCTGAGCTTCAATCAGGTCGCGTCGAAACTGGTCATTCCCTATGCGGCGGTGACCGGGTTCCACGATCCGTCAGTCAATTTCGAGCTGCGCTTCCAGGCGCAGGATGGACCCGATGGTCCCGACCCGCATGATGAGGCCGAGAATGACGGCCCGACCGTGGTACCTGTCGAAGACGGATCGAACGTCGTCGCAGTGGATTTCAAGCGGAAGAAGTAA
- a CDS encoding DUF2585 family protein, which produces MGQASSHARPDRDKSGLDKRWLIATGVIIIAAAAILLAVGRTPICTCGTIRLWEGAVNSPENSQQLSDWYSLSHFIHGLIFYGLTWTVLRRQPVGMRLAIAALIESGWELLENSPIIIDRYRAATIAVGYSGDSVLNSVSDIAFMTFGFLIARKLPWWGSVALALALELIALYAVRDNLTLNVWMLVAPSDAVRAWQAAG; this is translated from the coding sequence ATGGGACAGGCGTCAAGTCACGCGCGACCGGATCGCGACAAAAGCGGGCTCGACAAGCGCTGGCTGATCGCGACCGGCGTGATCATCATCGCCGCTGCGGCGATCCTGCTGGCGGTGGGCCGAACCCCGATCTGCACCTGCGGCACGATCCGCCTGTGGGAAGGCGCGGTCAACTCGCCCGAGAACAGCCAGCAATTGAGCGACTGGTATTCGCTCAGCCATTTCATTCATGGGCTGATATTCTATGGCCTGACCTGGACCGTGCTACGCCGCCAGCCGGTCGGGATGCGGCTCGCGATAGCGGCGCTGATCGAATCGGGGTGGGAGCTGCTCGAAAACTCGCCGATCATCATAGATCGCTACCGCGCCGCAACGATCGCTGTCGGTTATAGCGGTGATTCGGTGCTCAATTCGGTATCCGACATCGCGTTCATGACGTTTGGATTCCTCATCGCGCGCAAACTGCCCTGGTGGGGCAGCGTCGCACTCGCGCTCGCGCTGGAACTCATCGCTCTGTATGCCGTACGCGACAATCTGACGCTCAATGTCTGGATGCTGGTCGCACCGAGTGATGCGGTCCGGGCCTGGCAAGCGGCCGGCTGA
- the hisB gene encoding imidazoleglycerol-phosphate dehydratase HisB, producing the protein MRTATISRSTSETSIDVTVNLDGTGVYDVSTGIGFFDHMLEQLSRHSLIDLDVKTIGDLHIDQHHTVEDTGIAIGEAVAKALGDKRGIRRYGDALSPMDETLTRVALDISGRPYLVFKTEFSQKKLGEMDTEMFEHWFHSFAQAAGITLHVETLYGQNNHHIAEAAFKGLARALRTAVEIDPRKADAIPSTKGML; encoded by the coding sequence ATGCGCACCGCCACGATCAGCCGCTCGACCAGCGAAACCAGTATCGACGTCACGGTCAATCTCGACGGCACCGGCGTCTATGACGTATCGACCGGGATCGGCTTTTTCGATCACATGCTCGAACAGCTCTCGCGCCACTCGCTGATCGACCTGGACGTGAAGACGATCGGCGACCTGCACATCGACCAGCATCACACGGTCGAGGACACCGGCATCGCGATCGGCGAAGCGGTGGCCAAGGCGCTCGGCGACAAGCGCGGCATCCGCCGTTACGGCGACGCGCTGTCGCCGATGGATGAGACGCTGACTCGCGTCGCACTCGACATTTCCGGGCGCCCCTATCTCGTGTTCAAGACCGAGTTCAGCCAGAAAAAGCTCGGCGAGATGGACACCGAGATGTTCGAGCACTGGTTCCACAGCTTCGCCCAGGCGGCCGGCATCACGCTGCATGTCGAAACGCTCTACGGGCAGAACAACCATCACATCGCCGAAGCCGCGTTCAAGGGCCTGGCGCGCGCGCTGCGCACTGCGGTCGAGATCGACCCGCGCAAAGCCGATGCGATCCCCAGCACCAAGGGGATGCTGTAG
- a CDS encoding DeoR/GlpR family DNA-binding transcription regulator, whose protein sequence is MHKLTENDRVIARDLAEEFGTSEDAIRRDLRDLAAAGQCKRIYGGALALSPAQGRFAERVDTYLAAKNALARAALPLIESGQTLFIDSGSTNLMLADILPGDLALTVVTNSVSIATTLFRRPGISLVLIGGHVDPDIDGAVGAQAIDQIRLFRPDLSIIGVCALDPSYGAAAFDPRDADFKRAAVGSANRVAMLSTAEKLGTTAPHRIMPVKSIDHLIVEYGSPGDICAAFAAQGTTIITARPS, encoded by the coding sequence TTGCACAAACTTACTGAAAACGACCGCGTGATCGCGCGCGATCTTGCCGAGGAATTCGGTACATCCGAGGACGCAATCCGGCGGGACCTGCGCGATCTGGCAGCCGCCGGTCAGTGCAAGCGCATCTATGGCGGCGCCCTTGCACTGTCGCCGGCGCAAGGGCGGTTTGCTGAACGGGTCGATACATATTTGGCGGCGAAAAATGCACTGGCCCGGGCAGCGCTGCCGCTGATCGAAAGCGGACAGACGCTGTTCATCGATTCCGGCAGCACCAACCTGATGCTCGCCGATATCCTGCCCGGCGACCTCGCCTTGACGGTCGTCACCAACTCGGTGTCGATCGCCACGACATTGTTCCGCCGACCGGGGATCTCGCTGGTCCTGATCGGGGGGCATGTCGATCCCGATATCGATGGCGCGGTCGGGGCGCAGGCGATCGACCAGATCAGACTCTTCCGCCCGGACCTGTCGATCATCGGCGTATGTGCGCTCGATCCCAGCTATGGCGCTGCCGCGTTCGACCCGCGCGATGCGGACTTCAAGCGCGCAGCGGTGGGAAGCGCAAACCGGGTCGCGATGCTGTCCACGGCGGAAAAGCTCGGCACTACGGCGCCGCATCGCATCATGCCGGTGAAGAGCATCGATCATCTCATTGTCGAATACGGCTCTCCCGGCGATATCTGCGCAGCGTTCGCGGCGCAGGGCACGACAATCATAACCGCTCGGCCAAGCTGA